From the genome of Clavibacter nebraskensis NCPPB 2581:
GACGAGTGGGCGCGCGTCGCGCGCGAGGCCGGACTCGCGGAGTCCGACCTGGACCGCCTCGCGTCGTGGTGGCACACCGACGCGGACCTCGGCCGCGACATCGAGGTCGTCACCGACATCAGCAAGAGCCGCCTCGCCGGCTTCCACACGCATCACCGCACGCTCGACAGCTTCCTCGGGCTGTTCGAGCGCTACCGCGCGGAGGGCCTCATCCCGCGCTGATCGTCCGCGCGGGCGCCGCGGGTCCCGCGGCCGGTCGCGTCCCGTAGGCGAGGCGGCGGATCGCCCACTCGGCGGGACCCGCCCGGCCGGCGCGTTCCAGCGCCACGGCCACCGCGACCGTGACGAGCCAGACGCCGATCGCGATCAGCGCGATGCGGGCGGTCCCCGCGCCGACGCCGAGGCCGAGCGACCACGGCTCCAGCAGGATCGCGAACAGCACCGACTGCAGCAGGTAGCAGGTCATCGAGCGGCGGCCCACGGCGATCAGGGCGCCGAGCACCGGGCCGGTCGCCGGATCCCCGCGGAGAGCCCGCACCGCGACCGCCCAGCCGACGATCCCCATCAGCCCGAGCGCGCCCGCGACCCCCGTCGCGCCGTGCAGCACACCGAGCAGGTAGAGCGCCACGGGACCCGCGTCGAGCGCGCCGACCGCCGCGAGCACCAGCGGGATCGCGCCGAGCACGCTGACGGGCATCCCGACGAGCGCCAGACGACGGAGGAGCGGCAGGTGCGCCGCCGGGTCCTCGAGCACGCGGCGCCGGCCGAGCAGGATCCCGAGGGCGCCGAGCGGCACGAGCTGACCCACGAGGACGGGGGTCGCGACGAGGAGACCCGCGAGCGTGACCGCCCGACCCGCGAGGTCACCGAGGAACGTGGCGCCGTCGCCCATCCCGAGCACGCCGCCGGTGCCCTCCGGAGCGGCCAGTCCGTCGGCTCCCGCCACGACGAGGAACACGACGGCGGAGGTCGCCGCGAGGACCGTGAACGCGCGGTCGGGAGCGCGGTACATGGCGGCGAGGACGAGCCCGAGGATCCCGTACGACAGCAGGATGTCGCCATCGAACAGCAGCACCACGTGCAGCGCGCCGAACACCATCAGCCACAGGCTCCGGCGGAGGAGCAGCCGACGGGCGCGCGGTCCGTCGACGCCCGCGGCCGCCTGGCGTCGCAGGATCACCGCGAAGCCGTACGCGAACAGCATCGTGAACAGCGGGAACGCGCGGTTGTCGACGAGCGTGCCCACGAGGGCGTCGGCGACGTGGTCGAGCGGCGTGCCGTCCGTCGGGCGGCCGAGCGGGCCGATCGGGCGGTCGGCGATGGAGTAGACGGAGTTCGCGAGCGCGATGCCGAGCAGCGCGATCCCGCGGAGGAGGTCGGGGGCGAGGCTGCGCTCCGCCGCGGGCGTCGGGCCGGCATGGGCGACGGGCGCGGGGGATCCGGGGAGCGGGGTCACGGATCCAGCCTGCCCGGTGCGGACGCGCGGCGCCTCCGCCGGGCGGGAGACCGGTCGCG
Proteins encoded in this window:
- a CDS encoding DUF418 domain-containing protein, which gives rise to MTPLPGSPAPVAHAGPTPAAERSLAPDLLRGIALLGIALANSVYSIADRPIGPLGRPTDGTPLDHVADALVGTLVDNRAFPLFTMLFAYGFAVILRRQAAAGVDGPRARRLLLRRSLWLMVFGALHVVLLFDGDILLSYGILGLVLAAMYRAPDRAFTVLAATSAVVFLVVAGADGLAAPEGTGGVLGMGDGATFLGDLAGRAVTLAGLLVATPVLVGQLVPLGALGILLGRRRVLEDPAAHLPLLRRLALVGMPVSVLGAIPLVLAAVGALDAGPVALYLLGVLHGATGVAGALGLMGIVGWAVAVRALRGDPATGPVLGALIAVGRRSMTCYLLQSVLFAILLEPWSLGLGVGAGTARIALIAIGVWLVTVAVAVALERAGRAGPAEWAIRRLAYGTRPAAGPAAPARTISAG